In one window of Leptospira sp. WS92.C1 DNA:
- a CDS encoding adenylate kinase, with amino-acid sequence MKNIIFMGPPGAGKGTQAKILCQNLSIPQISTGDILRDAVKNQTAMGIEAKRYMDAGDLVPDGVVIGIIKDRIREADCKNGFLLDGFPRTVEQADALDALLKGEGKSIDKAINLQVPDAELLKRLLSRAEIEGRADDNEATIKNRLDNYNRKTLPLLDFYAAQKKLSQVNGVGSLEEVTSLIQKELA; translated from the coding sequence ATGAAAAATATCATTTTCATGGGGCCTCCCGGGGCTGGAAAAGGAACACAAGCAAAGATTCTTTGCCAAAACCTATCCATCCCTCAGATTTCCACCGGTGATATTTTACGCGATGCCGTAAAGAATCAAACCGCGATGGGAATCGAAGCGAAACGCTACATGGATGCTGGTGATTTGGTACCGGATGGCGTTGTGATCGGAATCATTAAAGACCGCATTCGTGAAGCGGATTGCAAAAACGGATTTTTATTGGATGGATTTCCGAGAACCGTGGAACAAGCGGATGCACTGGACGCTCTCTTGAAGGGCGAAGGTAAGTCCATTGATAAAGCGATCAATCTTCAGGTTCCGGATGCGGAACTCTTGAAGAGACTTTTAAGCCGTGCGGAAATCGAAGGCCGCGCGGATGACAACGAGGCGACGATTAAGAATCGTCTCGATAATTATAACAGGAAGACCTTACCTCTTCTGGATTTTTACGCGGCACAAAAGAAACTTTCTCAAGTGAACGGCGTTGGATCTCTTGAGGAAGTGACTTCTTTGATTCAAAAGGAGCTAGCATAA
- the rpsK gene encoding 30S ribosomal protein S11: MADDKKSKKEKKVKKKEKKVVPRGKVYITASFNNTIVTITDMAGNTISWSTSGAMGFRGSKKSTPYAAQIAAGNAAEKAMDSAGLQEVDVMVSGPGIGRESAIRSLVARGLNIKMIKDVTPLPHNGCRPRKRRRV, encoded by the coding sequence ATGGCTGACGATAAGAAATCCAAGAAAGAAAAGAAAGTTAAAAAGAAGGAAAAGAAAGTCGTTCCTCGCGGGAAAGTTTATATCACCGCTTCCTTCAACAATACGATCGTTACTATTACCGATATGGCGGGGAACACGATTTCCTGGTCCACCTCGGGAGCGATGGGATTCCGTGGATCCAAAAAATCCACTCCTTACGCGGCGCAAATTGCGGCAGGAAACGCAGCTGAAAAGGCGATGGATTCTGCCGGACTTCAAGAAGTAGACGTAATGGTTTCCGGGCCAGGCATCGGCCGCGAGTCCGCGATTCGTTCTTTGGTTGCCAGAGGATTGAACATTAAGATGATTAAGGATGTTACTCCATTGCCTCACAATGGATGTCGCCCACGTAAGAGAAGAAGGGTCTAA
- the rpsE gene encoding 30S ribosomal protein S5, with translation MAYQDEESKEYSEKVVKIDRVAKVVKGGRRFSFNALSVVGDQKGKVGIGFGKANEVPDAIRKSIEAAKKHLVKINFKGHTIPHEVVGKFKSARVLLKPSTAGTGIIAGASVRSIVEKAGIQDILTKSWGSSNPVNIVKATLDALEQLETPILAAKKRGISLNRLFGKD, from the coding sequence ATGGCATATCAAGACGAAGAATCGAAAGAGTATTCCGAAAAGGTCGTGAAGATCGACCGCGTTGCAAAGGTAGTAAAAGGGGGACGTAGATTCTCCTTTAACGCTTTGAGCGTAGTTGGCGATCAAAAAGGAAAAGTAGGAATCGGATTTGGAAAAGCAAACGAGGTTCCTGATGCGATCCGTAAATCGATCGAAGCTGCTAAAAAGCATCTTGTAAAAATTAATTTTAAAGGTCATACGATTCCCCACGAAGTGGTCGGGAAATTCAAATCGGCAAGAGTGCTTTTGAAACCGAGCACTGCGGGAACCGGGATCATCGCGGGAGCTTCCGTTCGTTCCATCGTGGAAAAAGCGGGAATCCAAGACATTCTTACAAAATCTTGGGGTTCTTCCAATCCGGTGAACATCGTGAAGGCGACTCTCGACGCGCTTGAGCAATTGGAAACACCGATTCTCGCCGCAAAAAAAAGAGGAATCAGCCTCAACAGACTTTTTGGAAAAGACTAA
- the rplX gene encoding 50S ribosomal protein L24, protein MAKLAYRGSEYTKFKKFRFKKNDEVICIAGKEKGKKGKVLSIDKKRDRVIVEGINKRKRFMRPTQENPQGGVIEVEAAIHISNVMFYDSKKKAGVRVGFETIKGKKVRVSRPDKKEL, encoded by the coding sequence ATGGCTAAGTTGGCTTACCGTGGTTCCGAATACACGAAGTTCAAAAAGTTCCGCTTCAAGAAAAACGATGAAGTAATCTGCATCGCCGGAAAAGAGAAGGGGAAAAAGGGAAAGGTTCTCTCAATCGATAAGAAAAGAGACCGAGTCATCGTAGAAGGGATCAATAAAAGAAAAAGATTTATGAGACCGACTCAAGAGAATCCTCAAGGTGGAGTGATCGAGGTGGAAGCCGCGATTCATATCTCCAACGTAATGTTTTACGACTCCAAGAAAAAAGCAGGAGTTCGTGTCGGATTCGAGACGATCAAAGGGAAAAAAGTCCGTGTGAGCAGACCGGATAAAAAAGAGTTATAA
- the rpmJ gene encoding 50S ribosomal protein L36 gives MKVRTSVKKICSSCKVIRRKGVIRVICTNPKHKQRQA, from the coding sequence ATGAAAGTAAGAACATCAGTTAAGAAAATCTGCTCTAGCTGCAAGGTTATCAGAAGAAAAGGTGTAATCCGAGTGATCTGCACCAATCCGAAACACAAACAAAGGCAAGCATAA
- the rpsQ gene encoding 30S ribosomal protein S17 produces the protein MTAGKQHINKSLLTEGKVVSNSMDKTVVIVVETRKTHPRFKKIVRKTVKLKVHDEKNECTIGDKILAIETRPLSREKRHRLYKIVEKAK, from the coding sequence ATGACAGCCGGGAAACAACATATCAACAAATCGCTTCTTACCGAGGGGAAAGTTGTGAGCAACTCGATGGATAAAACCGTCGTTATCGTTGTCGAAACCAGAAAAACTCACCCGAGATTCAAGAAGATCGTCAGAAAAACTGTGAAACTCAAAGTTCATGACGAAAAAAACGAATGCACCATCGGGGATAAAATCCTCGCGATTGAAACTCGTCCGTTGTCTAGAGAAAAAAGACACAGACTTTATAAAATCGTAGAGAAGGCGAAGTGA
- the rpsC gene encoding 30S ribosomal protein S3 codes for MGQKVNPIGLRIGITRGWDSIWFSQSDYKKNLHEDIKIRKFIQGRFHNAGIVKVVIERFPEKINVNLHTAKPGIVIGQKGSNIEAVKKILKTMTEKPVNLNIIEVKKPETVAQCIAESIALQIEQRQPFRRVMKQELRRAMRGGVEGIKILISGRLNGADMARRENYKEGRIPLHTLRAKIDLGFKEAKTTFGQIGVKVWTYSGDFIQSKEESEEDKYAVKRRTS; via the coding sequence ATGGGACAGAAAGTAAATCCAATCGGTTTAAGAATCGGGATCACAAGAGGCTGGGACTCTATTTGGTTCTCTCAGTCTGACTATAAAAAGAATCTTCATGAAGACATTAAGATCCGTAAATTCATCCAAGGCCGTTTTCACAACGCCGGGATCGTAAAAGTAGTCATCGAAAGATTTCCAGAGAAGATCAACGTAAACCTTCACACTGCGAAGCCGGGTATCGTAATCGGTCAGAAAGGTTCGAACATCGAAGCTGTTAAGAAAATTTTGAAAACGATGACCGAAAAACCGGTGAACCTGAACATCATCGAAGTAAAAAAACCGGAAACCGTTGCTCAGTGTATCGCGGAATCCATCGCTCTTCAAATCGAGCAAAGACAGCCTTTCCGGAGAGTTATGAAACAAGAACTTCGCCGCGCGATGAGAGGCGGAGTGGAAGGAATTAAAATTCTGATCTCCGGTCGTTTGAACGGAGCGGACATGGCGAGAAGAGAGAACTACAAGGAAGGAAGAATTCCTCTGCACACTCTTCGCGCAAAGATCGATCTCGGATTCAAAGAAGCAAAAACCACTTTCGGACAAATCGGCGTTAAAGTCTGGACTTACAGTGGAGACTTCATCCAAAGCAAAGAAGAGTCTGAAGAAGATAAATACGCAGTAAAGAGAAGAACCAGCTAA
- the rplR gene encoding 50S ribosomal protein L18 encodes MIDKLKKSISKIKRAERSRFKLKKSGSRPRLVFTKSNQYLSCQIIDDIQGVTLAYATTSEKTFTSEGKSKKDVGAAKILGKLIAERGSQKGVKQVMLDRSGMIFHGRIAAFAEGAREAGLEF; translated from the coding sequence ATGATTGATAAACTAAAGAAAAGCATTTCCAAAATCAAAAGAGCGGAACGTTCCAGATTTAAATTAAAGAAATCGGGAAGTCGCCCTCGTTTAGTTTTTACTAAATCGAATCAGTATCTGAGCTGTCAGATCATTGACGACATTCAAGGGGTAACCCTTGCTTATGCGACTACTTCCGAAAAAACTTTTACCTCCGAAGGAAAAAGCAAGAAGGACGTAGGGGCGGCGAAAATACTCGGAAAGTTGATCGCTGAAAGAGGTTCGCAAAAGGGAGTGAAACAGGTCATGCTGGATCGTTCCGGAATGATCTTTCACGGAAGAATCGCGGCCTTTGCTGAAGGCGCGAGAGAAGCAGGACTGGAGTTCTAA
- a CDS encoding type Z 30S ribosomal protein S14 has product MAKTSIIVRHQRKKKFEVREYNRCPICGRSRGYLRRFDMCRICFRKLASGAQIPGVVKSSW; this is encoded by the coding sequence ATGGCTAAAACTTCTATAATTGTAAGACACCAGAGAAAGAAAAAGTTCGAGGTAAGAGAGTATAACCGTTGCCCGATCTGCGGAAGATCACGCGGGTATCTGAGAAGATTCGATATGTGCAGAATTTGCTTCCGGAAGCTTGCCAGCGGCGCACAGATTCCCGGCGTAGTAAAATCATCCTGGTGA
- the rpsD gene encoding 30S ribosomal protein S4 produces MARYRGPVVKIMRREGVDLFLKSSYTFNKDKFHRKGPPGMPTKRKGKVSEYGAQLREKQKLKRAYGLLEKQFRRYYEEASHAHGVTGEILLQLLERRLDNVIYRLGFAVTRRQARNFIAHRHILVNGDRVDIPSYRLNVGDKVEIREKFKTSTFIADNIRLSQSLQGVPSWLSADYTNFGGDVTALPERHHIDLPVKEQVIVELYSK; encoded by the coding sequence ATGGCAAGATATAGAGGTCCTGTTGTAAAAATCATGAGAAGGGAGGGAGTTGATCTCTTCCTTAAGTCGAGTTATACTTTTAATAAGGATAAATTCCACCGTAAAGGCCCTCCGGGAATGCCTACGAAGCGGAAAGGAAAAGTGTCGGAATACGGCGCTCAGCTTCGCGAAAAACAAAAACTCAAAAGAGCCTACGGTCTTTTGGAAAAACAATTCCGCAGATATTATGAAGAAGCTTCCCATGCACACGGTGTGACTGGTGAGATTCTTTTGCAGTTGCTGGAAAGAAGACTGGATAACGTAATCTATCGTCTTGGGTTTGCGGTTACTCGTCGTCAGGCGAGAAACTTTATCGCTCACAGACACATTCTCGTGAACGGAGATCGAGTGGATATTCCTTCCTACAGATTGAACGTAGGAGACAAAGTGGAAATTCGCGAGAAGTTTAAAACTTCTACTTTTATTGCTGATAATATCCGTTTGTCTCAATCATTGCAGGGTGTTCCATCTTGGTTATCGGCAGATTATACTAACTTTGGCGGAGACGTAACGGCATTGCCGGAGCGCCACCATATCGACTTACCGGTTAAAGAACAGGTAATCGTAGAGCTTTACTCTAAATAA
- the infA gene encoding translation initiation factor IF-1 has product MAKEEAITVDGTVLEPLPNAMFRVELENGHKVLAHISGKMRMHYIRILPGDKVTVELSPYDLSKSRITYRKK; this is encoded by the coding sequence GTGGCTAAGGAAGAAGCGATCACAGTCGATGGCACCGTACTTGAGCCCCTGCCCAACGCGATGTTCCGTGTAGAATTGGAAAATGGCCATAAGGTTTTGGCACATATTTCCGGAAAGATGAGAATGCACTATATTCGGATTTTACCGGGTGATAAAGTTACGGTGGAACTCTCCCCTTACGATCTTTCTAAGAGCAGAATTACTTACCGCAAAAAGTAG
- the rplN gene encoding 50S ribosomal protein L14 — translation MIQQETWLQVADNSGIKKVMCIKVLGGSKKRYASVGDEIIVAVKDAQPAFGLKDSTGKKVHNKAVQRAVVVRTTKEIRRPDGSYIRFDDNACAIIDDKGNPKGTRIFGPVARELRDKKYAKIISLAPEVL, via the coding sequence ATGATTCAGCAAGAAACATGGTTACAAGTCGCGGATAATTCCGGAATCAAAAAGGTAATGTGTATCAAAGTTCTGGGCGGATCTAAAAAAAGATACGCTTCCGTTGGCGATGAGATCATCGTTGCGGTAAAAGACGCCCAACCTGCTTTCGGTCTAAAAGATTCTACCGGTAAAAAAGTTCATAACAAAGCGGTTCAAAGAGCGGTTGTTGTAAGAACTACCAAAGAAATCAGAAGACCGGATGGATCGTACATCCGTTTCGATGACAACGCTTGTGCGATCATCGACGATAAAGGAAATCCAAAGGGAACCAGGATCTTCGGACCGGTTGCCCGCGAACTCAGAGATAAAAAATACGCTAAGATTATCTCTCTGGCTCCGGAGGTATTATAA
- the secY gene encoding preprotein translocase subunit SecY, translating to MLSTFKNIFRIPELRQKIIFTLSMLLLFRMGTHITIPGVNPVVVAGIANDPSSEGLLGMVDLFAGGALLKFSIFALGIMPYISSSIVMQLFMVLIPSLQKLQKEGEEGRKKIGQYTKYGTVILCAIQSLAVIQLAKGWSTGTELEPARYPGLINSGVIPYFYLIGILSITTGTVLLIWLGEQITERGIGNGISLLIFAGIIGRLPESMVQLFSTDTMDALNVLILLILFILLISLTVLLTQGVRKVPLQYGKQMVGRKMVQAKSQSIPFKVNGANVMPIIFASSLILFPQTIIQWLSSSSEQWAGWAIIMDFFNPFSQIWYHALFYFVIYTSLIVFFAYFYTAIQFNPSELAENLKKYGGFIPGIRPGSHTKEYIEKVLNRITLPGAMFLAGLALAPYIIIKFLDLSSNSGGGSLVYTFGGTSLLIMVGVALETLKQIESQLLMRNYEGFMKKSKIKGRS from the coding sequence ATGCTGAGCACCTTTAAAAACATCTTCAGAATTCCGGAATTACGCCAGAAGATCATTTTCACTCTGAGTATGCTTCTGTTGTTCCGCATGGGCACGCACATTACGATTCCCGGCGTCAATCCGGTAGTAGTTGCAGGAATCGCAAATGATCCTTCTTCCGAGGGTCTTCTTGGAATGGTGGATTTATTTGCCGGCGGGGCATTGTTGAAATTCTCCATCTTTGCACTCGGTATCATGCCTTACATTTCCTCATCGATCGTAATGCAGCTATTTATGGTGCTTATCCCTTCTTTGCAAAAGCTTCAAAAAGAAGGAGAAGAAGGAAGAAAGAAAATCGGCCAATACACAAAATATGGTACCGTGATTCTTTGCGCGATTCAGTCCTTAGCGGTAATTCAACTCGCAAAAGGCTGGTCTACAGGAACCGAGCTGGAGCCTGCGAGATATCCCGGCTTGATCAATTCCGGTGTCATTCCGTATTTTTACCTGATTGGAATTTTGTCCATCACCACTGGAACCGTTCTTTTGATTTGGTTGGGTGAACAGATTACGGAAAGGGGAATCGGAAACGGTATTTCTCTTTTGATCTTTGCAGGTATCATCGGTAGACTACCCGAATCCATGGTTCAACTTTTTTCCACGGATACAATGGACGCTCTGAATGTTCTCATTCTTTTGATTCTTTTTATACTTCTGATTTCTCTTACCGTACTTCTGACTCAGGGTGTTCGAAAGGTGCCTTTGCAATACGGAAAACAGATGGTCGGAAGAAAGATGGTTCAGGCGAAAAGCCAATCCATTCCTTTTAAAGTAAACGGCGCGAATGTAATGCCGATTATCTTTGCTTCCTCTTTGATCCTGTTTCCGCAGACGATCATTCAATGGTTGTCCTCAAGCAGCGAGCAGTGGGCGGGTTGGGCGATCATTATGGACTTTTTCAATCCATTCTCCCAGATCTGGTATCACGCATTATTCTACTTTGTTATCTATACTTCTTTAATCGTGTTTTTCGCATACTTTTACACCGCGATTCAGTTCAATCCATCTGAGCTGGCTGAAAACTTGAAGAAATACGGCGGGTTTATTCCAGGAATTCGTCCGGGTTCGCATACAAAAGAATACATTGAAAAGGTATTAAACAGAATCACTCTTCCGGGAGCGATGTTTCTCGCGGGATTGGCTTTGGCTCCTTATATCATCATCAAATTCTTAGATTTGAGCTCCAACTCGGGAGGCGGCTCTCTGGTTTATACATTCGGCGGAACCTCTCTTTTGATTATGGTAGGGGTGGCGCTTGAGACTTTGAAACAAATCGAATCTCAACTTTTGATGAGAAATTATGAAGGTTTCATGAAGAAGTCGAAAATTAAGGGAAGGTCTTAA
- the rplE gene encoding 50S ribosomal protein L5, whose translation MAARLRTKYKKEIVPELNKKFNFESIMQVPRLEKIVLNVGMGEAHTNPKALEAAVEELALITGQRPVKTKAKKSIAGFKIREGMSLGCMVTLRGDYMYEFLDRLVNVALPRVRDFKGVNEKGFDGRGNYNMSIREQIIFPEIKVDKINTLYGINMTFVTNSKSNEEALSLLAAFGMPYRNQK comes from the coding sequence ATGGCAGCTAGACTCAGAACAAAGTATAAAAAAGAAATCGTTCCCGAGTTGAACAAGAAGTTCAATTTCGAGTCCATCATGCAGGTTCCACGTTTGGAAAAAATCGTTCTCAACGTCGGTATGGGCGAAGCTCATACAAACCCAAAGGCTTTAGAAGCCGCGGTGGAAGAATTAGCACTCATTACCGGACAGAGACCGGTTAAAACAAAGGCAAAAAAGTCGATCGCGGGATTCAAAATTCGCGAAGGCATGAGTCTTGGTTGTATGGTAACTCTGCGCGGGGATTACATGTATGAGTTCCTGGACAGATTGGTGAACGTGGCTCTCCCTCGGGTTCGTGACTTTAAAGGCGTGAACGAAAAGGGGTTTGACGGGCGCGGAAACTATAACATGAGCATTCGAGAACAGATCATTTTCCCTGAGATCAAGGTTGATAAGATCAACACACTCTACGGGATCAATATGACTTTTGTAACCAATTCAAAATCGAACGAGGAAGCTTTAAGCCTTCTTGCAGCTTTTGGAATGCCTTACAGGAACCAGAAATAA
- the rplV gene encoding 50S ribosomal protein L22, which yields MEAKAVARFVRMSPRKVRLVADEIRGYAVNEALDILKFTNKRAIEPLTKVILSASANATVLNDKVDSTQLFIKKIYVDEGPIMKRFRPRARGRAARIRKRLSHITVVLSD from the coding sequence ATGGAAGCCAAAGCAGTTGCTCGTTTCGTAAGGATGTCTCCGAGAAAGGTTCGCCTCGTTGCGGATGAAATCCGCGGATACGCCGTAAACGAAGCCCTTGATATTCTAAAATTCACCAATAAAAGAGCGATCGAACCTTTGACAAAAGTGATTCTTTCCGCTTCGGCAAACGCGACCGTTTTGAACGATAAGGTTGATTCTACTCAACTTTTCATCAAAAAGATCTACGTAGACGAAGGACCAATTATGAAACGTTTCCGTCCTCGTGCTAGAGGTCGTGCGGCGAGAATCAGAAAAAGACTGAGCCACATTACCGTGGTTCTCTCGGATTAA
- the rpsM gene encoding 30S ribosomal protein S13: MARIAGIDLPREKRVVIGLTYIFGIGNSLSRGILKKAGVDEKIRVKDLNEAQEAAIRKAIEESAKVEGDLRSEIQLNIKRLMDIGCYRGLRHRRGLPVNGQRTRTNARTRKGGKKTVANKKKVTK; the protein is encoded by the coding sequence ATGGCGCGTATTGCAGGTATCGACCTTCCAAGAGAGAAAAGAGTTGTTATAGGACTGACCTATATCTTCGGGATCGGAAATTCCTTATCGAGAGGAATTTTAAAAAAAGCCGGTGTTGACGAAAAAATTCGTGTAAAAGACCTGAACGAAGCTCAGGAAGCGGCGATTCGTAAAGCGATCGAAGAAAGTGCAAAAGTGGAAGGGGATCTGCGTTCCGAAATCCAACTCAACATCAAACGTTTGATGGATATCGGATGCTACAGAGGACTCAGACATAGAAGAGGTCTTCCGGTAAACGGTCAAAGAACCAGAACCAATGCCAGAACGAGAAAGGGCGGCAAGAAAACTGTAGCGAATAAGAAAAAGGTAACTAAGTAA
- the rpsH gene encoding 30S ribosomal protein S8 yields the protein MSMSDPIGDMLTRIRNAGRAKHETCLVPGSKIKKSILDLMKEEGFIRDYESVKVNETFEDYKVFLKYDQTKRPIIRELIRVSTPGRRVYIKSAEIRPFKNNIGTMIVSTSKGIMTGKNARKLKLGGEVILKMS from the coding sequence ATGAGTATGTCAGATCCAATCGGAGATATGCTGACCCGCATTAGAAATGCAGGGAGAGCGAAACATGAGACTTGCCTGGTCCCAGGAAGCAAGATCAAGAAGTCAATTCTTGATCTCATGAAAGAAGAAGGTTTTATCAGAGATTACGAATCCGTTAAAGTAAACGAAACTTTCGAAGACTATAAAGTATTTCTCAAATACGACCAAACAAAACGTCCGATCATCCGCGAGCTCATTAGAGTTTCTACCCCCGGTAGACGCGTTTATATCAAGAGCGCGGAGATCCGTCCGTTTAAAAACAATATCGGAACCATGATCGTTTCCACATCGAAAGGAATCATGACCGGTAAAAACGCCCGTAAACTCAAATTGGGAGGTGAAGTAATCCTGAAGATGTCTTAA
- the rpmC gene encoding 50S ribosomal protein L29, with product MKKIKLQELKDSEILEHLEEARKVLRNSRFQYGVARSLENPKIIHNTKKKIAKLLTIQRERQLKANPGEKKSKIFSRIKRKKKNLARISAKVKG from the coding sequence ATGAAAAAGATCAAATTACAAGAATTGAAGGATAGCGAAATTCTCGAACATCTTGAAGAAGCGAGAAAGGTTCTAAGAAACTCTCGTTTCCAATACGGAGTGGCGAGATCTCTGGAAAACCCAAAGATAATCCACAATACGAAGAAGAAGATCGCTAAACTTTTGACCATCCAGAGAGAAAGACAACTGAAGGCCAATCCGGGGGAAAAGAAATCCAAGATTTTTTCCCGAATCAAAAGAAAGAAAAAAAATCTCGCGAGAATCAGCGCGAAGGTTAAGGGCTAA
- the rplF gene encoding 50S ribosomal protein L6: MSRIGKAEIKLPDKVEVKQENANIKVKGPRGELSTPIFEGLSVKNENGTVKLERSSEDQKVVALHGLTRALLMNCVKGVSQGWEKNLEITGVGYRAQKRGEDLVMSLGYSHEVVYKAPKGIQIDVLEQLKIKVTGIDKQLVGQVAADIRSKRPPEPYKGKGIRYANEFIKKKAGKTGKK; this comes from the coding sequence ATGTCCAGAATTGGTAAGGCAGAGATCAAGCTTCCAGACAAAGTCGAAGTGAAGCAGGAAAACGCAAATATTAAAGTGAAAGGTCCTCGCGGAGAACTTTCTACCCCTATTTTTGAAGGACTTTCCGTAAAAAACGAAAACGGGACCGTTAAACTCGAAAGAAGCAGTGAAGATCAAAAGGTAGTCGCTCTTCACGGTTTAACCAGGGCCCTTCTGATGAATTGCGTAAAAGGTGTAAGCCAAGGTTGGGAAAAAAATCTCGAAATCACTGGGGTCGGTTACAGAGCTCAGAAAAGAGGAGAAGACTTGGTGATGAGCCTTGGATATTCTCACGAGGTTGTTTATAAAGCTCCTAAGGGCATTCAAATTGATGTGCTGGAACAGCTGAAAATTAAAGTAACGGGAATCGATAAGCAGCTTGTTGGACAAGTTGCCGCGGACATTCGTTCTAAAAGACCACCGGAACCTTACAAAGGAAAAGGGATTCGTTATGCTAACGAGTTCATCAAGAAAAAGGCCGGAAAAACAGGTAAGAAGTAA
- the rplO gene encoding 50S ribosomal protein L15 — MKKERLEQAAAFGKERPKKKKNTDTTSNLIPVPKGAIKGKKRVGRGPGSKVGKTAGRGSKGQYARNTVRRGFEGGQMPIHRRLPKRGFTAKFHKEFYPVNLRDIEKSGLTGNIDAKIMVQSKILDKETTLFKILGTGEIKKAIHVIADGFSQSAKEKIEKAGGSIKLRAELELAASETKK; from the coding sequence ATGAAAAAAGAAAGACTTGAGCAGGCGGCGGCGTTCGGTAAAGAGCGCCCAAAAAAGAAGAAAAACACAGACACTACTTCCAACCTGATTCCTGTTCCGAAAGGAGCGATCAAGGGAAAGAAGAGAGTAGGTCGTGGACCGGGCTCGAAAGTCGGTAAAACTGCAGGTCGCGGATCCAAAGGACAGTATGCAAGAAATACTGTTCGTCGTGGATTTGAAGGTGGTCAGATGCCGATTCACCGGAGACTTCCGAAACGAGGTTTTACAGCTAAGTTTCACAAAGAATTCTATCCTGTGAACCTAAGAGATATCGAGAAATCAGGTTTGACCGGAAACATAGATGCAAAAATTATGGTTCAATCCAAGATCCTTGATAAAGAAACGACTTTATTCAAGATTTTGGGGACCGGAGAAATCAAAAAAGCGATCCATGTGATTGCGGACGGATTCTCTCAATCGGCTAAAGAAAAAATCGAGAAAGCAGGCGGATCTATCAAATTACGCGCTGAACTCGAGTTGGCCGCATCTGAAACTAAAAAATAA
- the rplP gene encoding 50S ribosomal protein L16, producing MLSPKRVKFRKRQRGRLKGTDERGSLVSFGEFGLKAVTSGRLTARQIEAARITINRQVKRGGKLWIRIFPHTPITKKPAETRMGKGKGNPEFWIAEIRPGRILFEMSGIDEETAKKALSLASYKLPIHTEFVKRSVL from the coding sequence ATGTTATCACCTAAACGTGTAAAGTTCAGAAAAAGACAAAGGGGAAGACTCAAAGGAACCGACGAAAGAGGTTCCTTGGTATCCTTTGGTGAGTTCGGTTTAAAAGCCGTTACCTCCGGAAGATTGACTGCAAGACAGATCGAAGCCGCAAGGATTACTATCAACCGCCAGGTTAAAAGAGGCGGAAAACTTTGGATTCGGATTTTTCCTCATACCCCAATTACCAAAAAACCAGCCGAGACTCGGATGGGTAAGGGAAAGGGGAATCCTGAGTTCTGGATTGCCGAGATTCGCCCGGGAAGAATTCTTTTTGAGATGAGCGGGATCGACGAAGAAACCGCAAAAAAAGCCCTGAGTTTGGCTTCTTACAAATTACCGATTCATACTGAATTCGTGAAAAGGTCTGTTCTATGA
- the rpmD gene encoding 50S ribosomal protein L30: protein MENIIVTQVKSSIGVKKEHRLTLYALGLKKTGQQRKHKVSPQLQGMLNSVRHLIKVEKA, encoded by the coding sequence ATGGAAAACATCATCGTTACCCAAGTAAAAAGTAGCATCGGAGTCAAAAAAGAACACAGATTGACTTTGTACGCTCTTGGCCTTAAAAAAACCGGTCAACAGAGAAAGCATAAAGTTTCTCCTCAACTCCAAGGAATGTTGAATTCCGTGAGACATCTCATCAAGGTTGAGAAGGCTTAA